One window of Klebsiella quasivariicola genomic DNA carries:
- a CDS encoding cobyrinate a,c-diamide synthase, which yields MVTRRAFILAGTGSGCGKTTVTLGLLSLLQQRGMRVQPCKVGPDYLDTAWHTAISGVASRNLDSFMLPTPILNALFTEQLQQADIAVIEGVMGLYDGYGTDPNYCSSAAMAKQLGCPVILLVDGKAVSTSIAATVMGFQHFDPALNIAGVIVNRVNSDAHFQLLKSAIERYCQVPVLGYVPRVEGVALPERHLGLVTARESVVNQQAWRDFASQLGRTLDIDRLLAISELATLPVGEWGETLAADAGEGLTLALADDEAFNFYYPDNLALLARCGVKIVRFSPLRDRQLPACQMIWLGGGYPELHAAGLSANHEMLAQLRAAHRRGVAIYAECGGLMYLGTTLEVTGGERYAMADIIPGHSRMGTRLTRFGYCEAQAQQQTLLAAPGEWLRGHEFHYSDFSPATAAVLACRKQRDGKTLQQWQGGWQSGSAFASYLHVHFAQRPTMLNHWLRAARRAQ from the coding sequence ATGGTAACCAGGCGTGCGTTCATTCTTGCGGGTACCGGCAGCGGTTGTGGCAAAACCACCGTTACGCTCGGCCTGCTCAGCTTGCTCCAACAGCGCGGTATGCGGGTGCAACCCTGTAAAGTAGGGCCTGATTACCTGGACACCGCCTGGCACACCGCCATCAGCGGCGTCGCCTCCCGCAATCTCGACAGCTTTATGCTTCCCACCCCGATACTCAACGCGCTGTTTACCGAACAGTTGCAGCAGGCCGACATCGCGGTTATCGAGGGGGTGATGGGCCTGTATGACGGCTACGGCACCGACCCCAACTATTGCAGCAGCGCGGCGATGGCTAAGCAGCTTGGCTGCCCGGTGATTTTGCTGGTCGATGGCAAAGCGGTGTCGACCTCCATCGCCGCCACGGTGATGGGCTTTCAGCACTTTGATCCTGCCCTCAACATTGCCGGCGTTATCGTCAATCGCGTTAACAGCGACGCGCACTTCCAGCTATTGAAAAGCGCCATTGAGCGCTACTGTCAGGTGCCAGTGCTCGGCTATGTGCCGCGCGTGGAAGGCGTAGCGCTGCCCGAGCGGCATCTGGGGCTGGTCACCGCCCGCGAGTCGGTGGTCAATCAGCAGGCATGGCGGGATTTTGCCAGCCAGCTGGGGCGCACCCTCGACATAGACCGGCTGCTGGCCATCAGCGAACTAGCGACCTTGCCGGTGGGCGAGTGGGGGGAGACGCTTGCCGCCGATGCCGGCGAAGGACTGACGCTGGCCCTCGCCGACGATGAGGCCTTCAATTTTTATTACCCTGATAACCTGGCGCTGCTGGCGCGCTGCGGCGTGAAGATTGTGCGCTTTAGCCCACTGCGCGATCGCCAGCTTCCGGCCTGCCAGATGATCTGGCTCGGCGGCGGCTACCCGGAGCTGCACGCGGCCGGGCTGTCTGCCAACCACGAGATGCTGGCGCAGCTTCGCGCGGCGCACCGGCGCGGAGTGGCAATCTACGCCGAGTGCGGCGGCCTGATGTATCTGGGCACGACCCTGGAGGTCACCGGTGGCGAGCGCTACGCGATGGCGGATATTATTCCCGGACACAGCCGAATGGGGACGCGTCTGACCCGGTTCGGCTACTGCGAAGCGCAGGCACAGCAGCAGACGCTGCTGGCCGCGCCCGGCGAGTGGCTGCGTGGCCATGAATTTCATTACTCCGATTTTTCTCCCGCCACCGCTGCCGTACTGGCCTGCCGTAAACAGCGTGATGGTAAGACGCTCCAGCAGTGGCAGGGAGGATGGCAGTCCGGCAGCGCCTTTGCCAGCTATCTCCATGTCCACTTTGCCCAGCGTCCCACCATGCTCAACCACTGGCT